A genome region from Columba livia isolate bColLiv1 breed racing homer chromosome 2, bColLiv1.pat.W.v2, whole genome shotgun sequence includes the following:
- the CDH19 gene encoding cadherin-19 isoform X4 encodes MKRAGTSVTQVTATDGDDPSYGNSARLLYSLIQGQPYFSVEPKTGVIRMASEMDRETKDQYLVIIQAKDMVGQAGAFSATATVTINLSDVNDNPPKFQQRLYYMNVSEDAPVGTTVGKVYAEDSDIGENAAMNYSIEGHDSDVFDIITNNETQEGIILLKKRVDYESKRRYSIRAKVINRYIDDRFLKEEPFEDKTVVKINVEDADEPPVFTSENYVMEIAEGAVSGSLVGIITARDPDADDCPVRYSIVHGMHLKRLFSINEHNGTIITTKPLDREIASWHNLTVTATETRNPEKISETNVYIQVLDVNDHAPEFSKYYETFVCENAVSGQLIQSISAVDQDDSPEGHHFYFLLAQEATNNSHFSVKDNQDNTAGIFTAKSGFRREEQFYFYLPILILDNGTPPLTSTNTLTVTVCNCDTEINTFYCRYGAFLYSMGLSTEALVAILACILILLVFFLAILAIRQQRKKSHFSEKIEEFRENIVRYDDEGGGEEDTEAFDISALRTHTVMRTHKPRKKVTTEIHSLYRQSLQVGPDSAIFRQFISEKLEEANTDPSAPPYDSLQTYAFEGTGSLAGSLSSLSSNMSDVDQSYDYLTDWGPHFKQLAGMYTSHRSVGD; translated from the exons gtACTTCGGTTACACAGGTAACAGCTACAGATGGTGATGATCCTTCTTACGGAAATAGTGCCCGTCTGCTTTACAGTCTAATTCAAGGACAGCCCTATTTCTCTGTGGAGCCAAAGACAG GGGTCATCAGAATGGCTTCTGAAATGGATAGAGAAACAAAAGATCAGTATTTGGTCATCATCCAAGCCAAAGATATGGTTGGGCAAGCAGGAGCATTTTCAGCAACTGCCACAGTTACCATCAACCTCTCAGATGTCAATGACAATCCACCTAAATTTCAACAGC GACTCTACTACATGAACGTCTCTGAAGACGCTCCTGTGGGCACTACTGTAGGCAAAGTCTACGCAGAAGACAGTGACATAGGGGAGAATGCAGCCATGAACTATTCCATTGAAGGGCATGACTCAGATGTTTTTGATATAATTACTAACAATGAAACTCAAGAAGGAATTATCTTGTTAAAAAAG AGAGTGGATTACGAGAGCAAGAGGAGGTACAGTATTCGAGCAAAAGTTATAAACAGGTACATTGATGACCGTTTTCTGAAAGAAGAACCCTTTGAAGACAAAACTGTTGTCAAAATCAATGTGGAAGATGCTGATGAACCTCCAGTTTTCACCTCGGAGAACTATGTGATGGAGATTGCTGAAGGAGCTGTGAGTGGTTCACTGGTGGGAATTATAACTGCTAGAGATCCAGACGCTGATGACTGCCCAGTCAG GTACTCTATTGTTCACGGCATGCATTTAAAGAGATTGTTCAGCATCAATGAACACAATGGGACAATCATTACAACTAAACCTCTGGACCGAGAGATAGCTTCTTGGCACAACTTAACTGTTACAGCCACAGAAACAA GAAATCCTGAAAaaatttcagaaacaaatgtGTATATCCAAGTTCTTGATGTCAATGATCATGCACCAGAGTTCTCCAAATATTATGAAACTTTTGTTtgtgaaaatgcagtttctggCCAG CTAATTCAAAGCATCAGTGCAGTGGATCAAGATGACTCACCAGAAGGTCACCATTTTTACTTCTTATTGGCTCAGGAGGCCACAAACAACTCACATTTTTCTGTCAAAGATAATCAAG ATAACACAGCTGGAATTTTCACAGCAAAAAGTGGCTTCAGGAGGGAAGAGCAGTTTTATTTCTACTTGCCAATTTTAATTCTGGATAACGGAACCCCACCACTGACAAGCACAAATACTCTTACcgtcactgtctgcaactgtgACACTGAAATTAACACCTTCTACTGTCGATATGGAGCTTTCCTGTATTCCATGGGTCTCAGCACGGAAGCCTTAGTTGCTATTTTGGCTTGCATACTAATTCTCTTAG tgttctttttGGCAATTCTAGCCATaaggcagcagagaaagaagtctcacttttcagagaaaattgAAGAATTCAGAGAGAACATTGTCAGGTATGATGACGAAGGAGGTGGTGAGGAGGACACAGAAGCCTTTGATATTTCAGCACTGAGAACCCACACTGTCATGCGAACCCACAAACCTCGGAAGAAGGTCACCACAGAAATCCACAGCCTCTACAGACAGTCTCTACAAGTTGGCCCTGACAGTGCAATCTTCAGGCaattcatttcagaaaagcttGAAGAGGCGAATACAGATCCTAGTGCTCCTCCATATGATTCACTTCAGACCTACGCATTTGAGGGTACTGGCTCTTTGGCAGGATCCCTCAGCTCTTTAAGTTCAAACATGTCAGATGTGGATCAGAGTTATGACTACCTTACAGACTGGGGACCTCACTTTAAACAGCTTGCAGGCATGTACACTTCCCATAGAAGTGTGGGGGATTAG
- the CDH19 gene encoding cadherin-19 isoform X3, with the protein MSPEGTSVTQVTATDGDDPSYGNSARLLYSLIQGQPYFSVEPKTGVIRMASEMDRETKDQYLVIIQAKDMVGQAGAFSATATVTINLSDVNDNPPKFQQRLYYMNVSEDAPVGTTVGKVYAEDSDIGENAAMNYSIEGHDSDVFDIITNNETQEGIILLKKRVDYESKRRYSIRAKVINRYIDDRFLKEEPFEDKTVVKINVEDADEPPVFTSENYVMEIAEGAVSGSLVGIITARDPDADDCPVRYSIVHGMHLKRLFSINEHNGTIITTKPLDREIASWHNLTVTATETRNPEKISETNVYIQVLDVNDHAPEFSKYYETFVCENAVSGQLIQSISAVDQDDSPEGHHFYFLLAQEATNNSHFSVKDNQDNTAGIFTAKSGFRREEQFYFYLPILILDNGTPPLTSTNTLTVTVCNCDTEINTFYCRYGAFLYSMGLSTEALVAILACILILLVFFLAILAIRQQRKKSHFSEKIEEFRENIVRYDDEGGGEEDTEAFDISALRTHTVMRTHKPRKKVTTEIHSLYRQSLQVGPDSAIFRQFISEKLEEANTDPSAPPYDSLQTYAFEGTGSLAGSLSSLSSNMSDVDQSYDYLTDWGPHFKQLAGMYTSHRSVGD; encoded by the exons gtACTTCGGTTACACAGGTAACAGCTACAGATGGTGATGATCCTTCTTACGGAAATAGTGCCCGTCTGCTTTACAGTCTAATTCAAGGACAGCCCTATTTCTCTGTGGAGCCAAAGACAG GGGTCATCAGAATGGCTTCTGAAATGGATAGAGAAACAAAAGATCAGTATTTGGTCATCATCCAAGCCAAAGATATGGTTGGGCAAGCAGGAGCATTTTCAGCAACTGCCACAGTTACCATCAACCTCTCAGATGTCAATGACAATCCACCTAAATTTCAACAGC GACTCTACTACATGAACGTCTCTGAAGACGCTCCTGTGGGCACTACTGTAGGCAAAGTCTACGCAGAAGACAGTGACATAGGGGAGAATGCAGCCATGAACTATTCCATTGAAGGGCATGACTCAGATGTTTTTGATATAATTACTAACAATGAAACTCAAGAAGGAATTATCTTGTTAAAAAAG AGAGTGGATTACGAGAGCAAGAGGAGGTACAGTATTCGAGCAAAAGTTATAAACAGGTACATTGATGACCGTTTTCTGAAAGAAGAACCCTTTGAAGACAAAACTGTTGTCAAAATCAATGTGGAAGATGCTGATGAACCTCCAGTTTTCACCTCGGAGAACTATGTGATGGAGATTGCTGAAGGAGCTGTGAGTGGTTCACTGGTGGGAATTATAACTGCTAGAGATCCAGACGCTGATGACTGCCCAGTCAG GTACTCTATTGTTCACGGCATGCATTTAAAGAGATTGTTCAGCATCAATGAACACAATGGGACAATCATTACAACTAAACCTCTGGACCGAGAGATAGCTTCTTGGCACAACTTAACTGTTACAGCCACAGAAACAA GAAATCCTGAAAaaatttcagaaacaaatgtGTATATCCAAGTTCTTGATGTCAATGATCATGCACCAGAGTTCTCCAAATATTATGAAACTTTTGTTtgtgaaaatgcagtttctggCCAG CTAATTCAAAGCATCAGTGCAGTGGATCAAGATGACTCACCAGAAGGTCACCATTTTTACTTCTTATTGGCTCAGGAGGCCACAAACAACTCACATTTTTCTGTCAAAGATAATCAAG ATAACACAGCTGGAATTTTCACAGCAAAAAGTGGCTTCAGGAGGGAAGAGCAGTTTTATTTCTACTTGCCAATTTTAATTCTGGATAACGGAACCCCACCACTGACAAGCACAAATACTCTTACcgtcactgtctgcaactgtgACACTGAAATTAACACCTTCTACTGTCGATATGGAGCTTTCCTGTATTCCATGGGTCTCAGCACGGAAGCCTTAGTTGCTATTTTGGCTTGCATACTAATTCTCTTAG tgttctttttGGCAATTCTAGCCATaaggcagcagagaaagaagtctcacttttcagagaaaattgAAGAATTCAGAGAGAACATTGTCAGGTATGATGACGAAGGAGGTGGTGAGGAGGACACAGAAGCCTTTGATATTTCAGCACTGAGAACCCACACTGTCATGCGAACCCACAAACCTCGGAAGAAGGTCACCACAGAAATCCACAGCCTCTACAGACAGTCTCTACAAGTTGGCCCTGACAGTGCAATCTTCAGGCaattcatttcagaaaagcttGAAGAGGCGAATACAGATCCTAGTGCTCCTCCATATGATTCACTTCAGACCTACGCATTTGAGGGTACTGGCTCTTTGGCAGGATCCCTCAGCTCTTTAAGTTCAAACATGTCAGATGTGGATCAGAGTTATGACTACCTTACAGACTGGGGACCTCACTTTAAACAGCTTGCAGGCATGTACACTTCCCATAGAAGTGTGGGGGATTAG
- the CDH19 gene encoding cadherin-19 isoform X5, which produces MASEMDRETKDQYLVIIQAKDMVGQAGAFSATATVTINLSDVNDNPPKFQQRLYYMNVSEDAPVGTTVGKVYAEDSDIGENAAMNYSIEGHDSDVFDIITNNETQEGIILLKKRVDYESKRRYSIRAKVINRYIDDRFLKEEPFEDKTVVKINVEDADEPPVFTSENYVMEIAEGAVSGSLVGIITARDPDADDCPVRYSIVHGMHLKRLFSINEHNGTIITTKPLDREIASWHNLTVTATETRNPEKISETNVYIQVLDVNDHAPEFSKYYETFVCENAVSGQLIQSISAVDQDDSPEGHHFYFLLAQEATNNSHFSVKDNQDNTAGIFTAKSGFRREEQFYFYLPILILDNGTPPLTSTNTLTVTVCNCDTEINTFYCRYGAFLYSMGLSTEALVAILACILILLVFFLAILAIRQQRKKSHFSEKIEEFRENIVRYDDEGGGEEDTEAFDISALRTHTVMRTHKPRKKVTTEIHSLYRQSLQVGPDSAIFRQFISEKLEEANTDPSAPPYDSLQTYAFEGTGSLAGSLSSLSSNMSDVDQSYDYLTDWGPHFKQLAGMYTSHRSVGD; this is translated from the exons ATGGCTTCTGAAATGGATAGAGAAACAAAAGATCAGTATTTGGTCATCATCCAAGCCAAAGATATGGTTGGGCAAGCAGGAGCATTTTCAGCAACTGCCACAGTTACCATCAACCTCTCAGATGTCAATGACAATCCACCTAAATTTCAACAGC GACTCTACTACATGAACGTCTCTGAAGACGCTCCTGTGGGCACTACTGTAGGCAAAGTCTACGCAGAAGACAGTGACATAGGGGAGAATGCAGCCATGAACTATTCCATTGAAGGGCATGACTCAGATGTTTTTGATATAATTACTAACAATGAAACTCAAGAAGGAATTATCTTGTTAAAAAAG AGAGTGGATTACGAGAGCAAGAGGAGGTACAGTATTCGAGCAAAAGTTATAAACAGGTACATTGATGACCGTTTTCTGAAAGAAGAACCCTTTGAAGACAAAACTGTTGTCAAAATCAATGTGGAAGATGCTGATGAACCTCCAGTTTTCACCTCGGAGAACTATGTGATGGAGATTGCTGAAGGAGCTGTGAGTGGTTCACTGGTGGGAATTATAACTGCTAGAGATCCAGACGCTGATGACTGCCCAGTCAG GTACTCTATTGTTCACGGCATGCATTTAAAGAGATTGTTCAGCATCAATGAACACAATGGGACAATCATTACAACTAAACCTCTGGACCGAGAGATAGCTTCTTGGCACAACTTAACTGTTACAGCCACAGAAACAA GAAATCCTGAAAaaatttcagaaacaaatgtGTATATCCAAGTTCTTGATGTCAATGATCATGCACCAGAGTTCTCCAAATATTATGAAACTTTTGTTtgtgaaaatgcagtttctggCCAG CTAATTCAAAGCATCAGTGCAGTGGATCAAGATGACTCACCAGAAGGTCACCATTTTTACTTCTTATTGGCTCAGGAGGCCACAAACAACTCACATTTTTCTGTCAAAGATAATCAAG ATAACACAGCTGGAATTTTCACAGCAAAAAGTGGCTTCAGGAGGGAAGAGCAGTTTTATTTCTACTTGCCAATTTTAATTCTGGATAACGGAACCCCACCACTGACAAGCACAAATACTCTTACcgtcactgtctgcaactgtgACACTGAAATTAACACCTTCTACTGTCGATATGGAGCTTTCCTGTATTCCATGGGTCTCAGCACGGAAGCCTTAGTTGCTATTTTGGCTTGCATACTAATTCTCTTAG tgttctttttGGCAATTCTAGCCATaaggcagcagagaaagaagtctcacttttcagagaaaattgAAGAATTCAGAGAGAACATTGTCAGGTATGATGACGAAGGAGGTGGTGAGGAGGACACAGAAGCCTTTGATATTTCAGCACTGAGAACCCACACTGTCATGCGAACCCACAAACCTCGGAAGAAGGTCACCACAGAAATCCACAGCCTCTACAGACAGTCTCTACAAGTTGGCCCTGACAGTGCAATCTTCAGGCaattcatttcagaaaagcttGAAGAGGCGAATACAGATCCTAGTGCTCCTCCATATGATTCACTTCAGACCTACGCATTTGAGGGTACTGGCTCTTTGGCAGGATCCCTCAGCTCTTTAAGTTCAAACATGTCAGATGTGGATCAGAGTTATGACTACCTTACAGACTGGGGACCTCACTTTAAACAGCTTGCAGGCATGTACACTTCCCATAGAAGTGTGGGGGATTAG